A single region of the Azospirillum brasilense genome encodes:
- a CDS encoding NnrS family protein has protein sequence MPFRPFFLLTAFDALLAVGLWVPTLLGWDVSGVMADPTGWHGRALLFGTLPAMMAGFLRTALPRWTGRPLVGARLWPILVPLWLAGRALSPWVAIGHAPFLAALALLVTAQISAARDRRNAVVAALVGALAGAALCDAVPSALALSLGLVMVLGGRIAPSLTATHLGLPTKSKLFTERPWFERAAALSAACALAGWLDEPESGTTAAASLLAALMQTARLLQWRGWRTRDRSSVLAVHAAYACVPLGFAAVAASPGMAVHLWTVGALGLMGFAVMSSMIRKHAGNAFGRSAVVTGCYALTALTVALRAVAAVAGEDGPLWLLAAAGAWSAAVVLFLAAFGRLLVRGLR, from the coding sequence GTGCCGTTCCGTCCCTTCTTCCTGCTGACGGCGTTCGACGCGCTGCTGGCGGTGGGGCTGTGGGTGCCGACGCTGCTGGGGTGGGACGTGTCCGGCGTGATGGCCGACCCGACGGGGTGGCACGGGCGGGCGCTGCTGTTCGGCACGCTTCCAGCGATGATGGCGGGGTTCCTGCGCACCGCCCTGCCGCGCTGGACCGGACGGCCGCTGGTCGGCGCACGGCTCTGGCCGATCCTCGTGCCGCTCTGGCTGGCGGGACGGGCGCTGTCGCCCTGGGTGGCCATCGGGCACGCGCCGTTCCTCGCCGCGCTGGCCCTTCTCGTGACCGCACAGATCAGCGCCGCGCGGGACCGGCGCAACGCCGTCGTCGCGGCCCTGGTCGGAGCGCTGGCCGGGGCGGCGCTGTGCGACGCCGTTCCGTCCGCCTTGGCGCTGTCGCTCGGGCTGGTCATGGTGCTGGGCGGGCGCATCGCGCCGAGCCTGACCGCAACCCATCTGGGTTTGCCCACAAAATCAAAGCTGTTCACCGAGCGTCCCTGGTTCGAGCGCGCCGCCGCCTTGTCCGCCGCTTGCGCGCTGGCCGGCTGGCTGGACGAACCGGAGTCGGGAACGACGGCCGCCGCAAGCCTTCTCGCCGCTCTGATGCAGACGGCTCGGCTGCTGCAATGGCGGGGCTGGCGGACGCGCGACCGGTCCTCGGTCCTCGCCGTGCACGCCGCCTACGCCTGCGTCCCGCTGGGTTTCGCCGCCGTGGCGGCGTCGCCCGGCATGGCGGTCCATCTCTGGACGGTGGGGGCGCTCGGGCTGATGGGCTTCGCGGTGATGTCGAGCATGATCCGCAAGCACGCCGGCAACGCCTTCGGGCGTTCGGCGGTGGTGACGGGCTGCTACGCGCTCACCGCGCTTACCGTTGCCTTGCGGGCGGTTGCCGCGGTGGCGGGAGAGGATGGCCCGCTGTGGTTGCTGGCTGCGGCCGGCGCCTGGAGCGCGGCGGTTGTCCTGTTCCTGGCCGCCTTCGGCCGCCTTCTCGTCCGCGGCCTCCGTTGA
- a CDS encoding cyclic nucleotide-binding domain-containing protein yields MRQGALTLMRDLPLFEGVADETLEALTYGALLQWFPRETRLFAEGEIPDFLHILVEGTAMLAGCDEAGQETVIDIVRPGDCFVPAAVLADAPYLMSARTLESSRILMLAAPVLRAQVARDHALALRVMSTLVGQCRGLVREVKNLKLRTTTQRLAAFILSQVDPSPQDEAEDGATVELPVSKRVLASRLGMTPEQLSRTFTKLTPHQLHVTGNTVRVRSVEQLRRHCNVGHPNGHHTS; encoded by the coding sequence ATGAGACAGGGCGCCCTGACGCTGATGCGCGACCTCCCGCTGTTCGAGGGAGTCGCCGACGAGACCTTGGAGGCGCTGACCTACGGGGCGCTTCTCCAGTGGTTCCCGCGCGAGACGCGGCTGTTCGCGGAAGGCGAGATCCCCGACTTCCTGCACATCCTCGTCGAGGGCACGGCGATGCTGGCCGGCTGCGACGAGGCGGGGCAGGAGACGGTGATCGACATCGTGCGCCCCGGCGATTGCTTCGTGCCGGCGGCGGTGCTGGCCGACGCGCCGTACCTGATGTCGGCGCGGACGCTGGAATCGTCGCGGATCCTGATGCTGGCCGCTCCCGTCCTGCGCGCGCAGGTCGCGCGGGATCATGCCCTGGCGCTGCGGGTGATGAGCACTCTGGTCGGGCAGTGCCGCGGTTTGGTGCGTGAGGTCAAGAATCTGAAGCTGCGCACAACGACCCAGCGGCTCGCCGCCTTCATCCTGTCGCAGGTCGATCCGTCGCCTCAGGACGAGGCGGAGGACGGCGCGACGGTCGAATTGCCGGTCAGCAAGCGCGTGCTGGCCAGCCGCCTCGGCATGACGCCGGAGCAGCTGTCCCGCACCTTCACCAAGCTCACCCCCCACCAGCTCCACGTTACCGGCAACACCGTCCGGGTGCGGTCGGTCGAGCAGCTTCGGCGGCACTGCAACGTCGGCCATCCCAACGGTCATCACACCTCATGA
- a CDS encoding ABC transporter ATP-binding protein, with protein sequence MLRRFLSYYRPFTGLLVLDIVCAVLSGLLELGFPMAVRAFVDQLLPTQDWPLIVAATVALLAIYMANGGLMAIVTYWGHMLGVNIETEMRRKSFDHLQKLSFSFYDNNKTGHLVGRVTRDLDEIGEVAHHGPEDLLIAVMTFVGAFTLMAVVHLPLALITAAIVPVIAFVTSRYGGRMTKNWQALYSRVGDFNVRIEENVGGMRVVQAFTNEDHERKLFAEDNDRYRTTKLAAYKIMAASTTLSYMSMRLILIVVMLTGAHFVLVGELTQGGFFAFLLLVNTFFRPIEKINAVIETYPRGIAGFRRYTQLLDTQPDIADAPGAVAAPALKGDIRYEGVSFGYDPARPVLKGIDLSIKAGSTVAFVGPSGAGKTTICSLLPRFYEVMAGRITIDGLDIRAMTLASLRRQIGIVQQDVFLFGGTIRENIAYGRLGAGDAEIMEAARRAHLDGLIALLPEGLDTIIGERGVKLSGGQKQRLTIARMFLKNPPILILDEATSALDTQTEREIQKSLMELAEGRTTLVIAHRLATIRNADEVYVVGTEGGLQRITHEELAARG encoded by the coding sequence ATGCTCCGCCGTTTCCTCTCCTACTACCGTCCCTTCACCGGCCTGCTGGTGCTCGACATCGTATGCGCCGTCCTGTCGGGCCTGCTGGAGCTGGGGTTCCCGATGGCCGTGCGCGCCTTCGTCGACCAGCTCCTGCCGACCCAGGACTGGCCGCTGATCGTCGCCGCCACGGTGGCGCTGCTGGCGATCTACATGGCGAACGGCGGTCTGATGGCCATCGTGACCTACTGGGGCCACATGCTCGGCGTGAACATCGAGACAGAGATGCGCCGCAAGAGCTTCGACCATCTGCAGAAGCTCTCCTTCAGCTTCTACGACAACAACAAGACGGGCCATCTCGTCGGGCGGGTCACCCGCGACCTGGACGAGATCGGCGAGGTGGCGCACCACGGCCCGGAGGACCTGCTGATCGCGGTGATGACCTTCGTCGGCGCCTTCACGCTGATGGCCGTCGTGCATCTGCCGCTGGCGCTGATCACCGCGGCCATCGTCCCGGTGATCGCCTTCGTGACCAGCCGCTACGGCGGGCGGATGACGAAGAACTGGCAGGCGCTCTATTCCCGCGTCGGCGACTTCAACGTCCGCATCGAGGAGAATGTCGGCGGCATGCGCGTGGTCCAGGCCTTCACCAACGAGGACCATGAGCGCAAGCTGTTCGCCGAGGACAACGACCGCTACCGCACCACCAAGCTCGCCGCCTACAAGATCATGGCGGCCTCGACGACGCTCAGCTACATGAGCATGCGGCTGATCCTGATCGTCGTCATGCTGACCGGCGCCCATTTCGTGCTGGTGGGCGAGCTGACCCAGGGCGGCTTCTTCGCCTTCCTGCTGCTGGTCAACACCTTCTTCCGCCCGATCGAGAAGATCAACGCGGTCATCGAGACCTACCCCCGCGGCATCGCCGGCTTCCGCCGCTACACCCAGCTGCTCGACACCCAGCCGGACATCGCCGACGCGCCCGGTGCGGTGGCGGCCCCGGCGCTGAAGGGCGACATCCGCTACGAGGGCGTGTCCTTCGGCTACGACCCGGCGCGCCCGGTGCTGAAGGGCATCGACCTGTCGATCAAGGCCGGCTCCACCGTCGCCTTCGTCGGCCCCTCGGGTGCCGGCAAGACGACGATCTGCTCGCTGCTGCCGCGCTTCTACGAGGTCATGGCGGGGCGCATCACCATCGACGGCCTGGACATCCGCGCCATGACGTTGGCCTCGCTGCGCCGGCAGATCGGCATCGTCCAGCAGGATGTGTTCCTGTTCGGCGGCACGATCCGCGAGAACATCGCCTACGGCCGTCTCGGCGCCGGCGACGCGGAGATCATGGAGGCGGCGCGGCGGGCGCATCTCGACGGGCTGATCGCCTTGCTGCCGGAGGGGCTCGACACGATCATCGGGGAGCGCGGCGTGAAGCTGTCCGGCGGGCAGAAGCAGCGCCTGACCATCGCCCGCATGTTCCTGAAGAACCCGCCGATCCTGATCCTCGACGAGGCGACCTCTGCGCTCGACACCCAGACCGAGCGGGAGATCCAGAAGTCGCTGATGGAGCTGGCGGAGGGGCGGACCACCCTGGTCATCGCCCACCGTCTGGCGACCATCCGCAACGCCGACGAGGTCTATGTCGTCGGCACCGAGGGCGGGCTCCAGCGCATCACCCACGAGGAGCTGGCGGCGCGCGGCTGA
- the ubiT gene encoding ubiquinone anaerobic biosynthesis accessory factor UbiT, with amino-acid sequence MRDPGFMVQDQAHEMAPDPRARDVEVQLTRAGLGFARRLGDRAGGLLFDRLLRILEARHPRAFAALGELPDARLLIDPVDAPAALLLRVGPGLALRVCDRTAEAEATVRGPCARLLDLLEGRIDGDALFFRRELSIEGDTALILALRNTLDGEEMDLFGDVAAAAGPLRHALPVARRNAGRALDLLATARRFAPPPLRWGMTMLERRLTGPRQGA; translated from the coding sequence ATGCGCGATCCCGGATTCATGGTTCAGGATCAGGCCCATGAGATGGCCCCGGACCCCCGTGCCCGCGACGTCGAAGTCCAACTGACGCGGGCCGGGCTGGGGTTCGCGCGGCGGCTCGGCGACCGGGCCGGCGGCCTGCTGTTCGACCGGCTGCTGCGGATTCTGGAGGCGCGCCACCCGCGCGCCTTCGCCGCCCTCGGCGAGCTGCCCGACGCCCGCCTGCTCATCGACCCGGTGGACGCGCCCGCCGCCCTGCTGCTCCGCGTCGGCCCCGGCCTCGCCCTGCGGGTCTGCGACCGCACCGCCGAGGCGGAGGCCACGGTGCGCGGCCCCTGCGCGCGGCTTCTCGACCTGCTGGAAGGGCGCATCGACGGCGACGCGCTGTTCTTCCGCCGCGAACTCTCCATCGAAGGCGACACCGCGCTGATCCTGGCGCTCCGCAACACGCTGGACGGCGAGGAGATGGACCTGTTCGGCGACGTCGCCGCCGCGGCCGGCCCGCTGCGGCACGCCCTGCCCGTGGCGCGGCGCAACGCCGGACGGGCGCTCGACCTGCTTGCCACGGCGCGCCGGTTCGCCCCGCCGCCGCTGCGCTGGGGCATGACCATGCTGGAGCGGCGGCTCACCGGCCCGCGGCAGGGAGCGTGA
- a CDS encoding twin-arginine translocase TatA/TatE family subunit, whose amino-acid sequence MGSFSLMHWAIVLLLVLLLFGAGKLPKVMGDLAKGVRSFKAGLKDDDAPVMVEASRKPASES is encoded by the coding sequence ATGGGAAGTTTCAGCCTGATGCATTGGGCCATCGTCCTGCTGCTCGTCCTGCTGCTGTTCGGGGCGGGCAAGCTGCCCAAGGTCATGGGCGACCTCGCCAAGGGTGTGAGGTCCTTCAAGGCCGGCCTGAAGGACGATGACGCACCGGTCATGGTGGAAGCGTCGCGCAAGCCCGCCTCCGAATCCTGA
- a CDS encoding FAD:protein FMN transferase yields the protein MTTRRRFLGIAAVAAGLALLPGGLRAAGVPVRTWRGVALGADSVLQLAHPDPTEADRLIALCLEEVARLERVFSLYRADSALARLNRDGVLEAPPADLVRLLSEAAAFSRRTDGAFDPTVQPLWQLYAGHFARPGADPAGPPEAAVRAARELVDHRKLRIEPGRVAFAGRGMAVTLNGIAQGYVTDRVSERLRAEGMTDVLVDLGEIRALGHHPSGRPWSVGLADPLVEGRNAGTLEITDRAVATSGGYGTPFDPAGHFTHLFDPATGGCAREWLAVTVLAPDATTADALSTALSVAPEARAAVLLDRFPGTAARLTRRDGSVLALRA from the coding sequence ATGACCACCCGCCGCCGCTTTCTCGGCATCGCCGCGGTGGCCGCCGGGCTGGCGCTGCTGCCGGGCGGCCTCCGGGCGGCGGGCGTGCCGGTGCGGACGTGGCGCGGCGTCGCGCTGGGGGCGGATTCCGTTCTCCAATTGGCGCACCCGGACCCCACCGAGGCCGACCGGCTGATCGCCCTGTGCCTGGAGGAGGTCGCGCGGCTGGAGCGGGTCTTCAGCCTCTACCGGGCGGATTCGGCGCTGGCCCGCCTCAACCGTGACGGCGTGCTGGAGGCGCCGCCGGCCGATCTGGTCCGGCTGCTGTCCGAGGCCGCGGCCTTCAGCCGCCGCACCGACGGCGCCTTCGACCCGACCGTGCAGCCGCTGTGGCAGCTCTACGCCGGCCATTTCGCCCGCCCCGGCGCCGACCCCGCCGGCCCGCCGGAGGCCGCCGTCCGCGCGGCCAGGGAGTTGGTCGATCACCGCAAGCTCCGCATCGAACCGGGCCGCGTCGCCTTTGCCGGGCGCGGCATGGCGGTGACGCTGAACGGCATCGCCCAGGGCTACGTCACCGACCGCGTGTCCGAACGGCTGCGGGCGGAGGGCATGACCGACGTGCTGGTCGATCTGGGCGAAATCCGCGCGCTCGGCCACCATCCCTCGGGCCGCCCCTGGTCGGTCGGCCTCGCCGATCCGCTGGTTGAGGGCCGCAACGCCGGCACGCTGGAGATCACGGACCGGGCGGTGGCGACGTCGGGCGGCTATGGCACGCCCTTCGACCCCGCCGGGCACTTTACCCACCTGTTCGACCCGGCGACGGGCGGCTGCGCGCGGGAGTGGCTGGCGGTCACCGTGCTCGCCCCCGACGCCACCACCGCCGACGCCCTGTCCACCGCCCTGTCGGTCGCGCCGGAAGCGCGGGCCGCCGTCCTCCTCGACCGTTTTCCGGGCACCGCCGCCCGGCTCACCCGCCGCGACGGCAGCGTCCTCGCGCTGCGCGCCTGA
- a CDS encoding DUF2249 domain-containing protein, translating into MQIAEQAATTEPVIDVQSIPPHQRHPLILQATQDLAPGRGFVLVNDHDPRPLHLQIQALFGDAVSWTYLERGPERWRVRIGRPESGTAPATSLRVRIGRGGQASAVAAGTPLGVADGGLVCEITDCPPGTSAEQVLDLMQGVIPPAGQLHLPYERLVARRSGSCCGGMCG; encoded by the coding sequence ATGCAGATCGCCGAACAGGCCGCCACGACCGAGCCGGTCATCGACGTCCAGTCCATTCCGCCCCACCAGCGCCACCCGCTGATCCTCCAGGCCACGCAGGATCTGGCGCCGGGCCGCGGCTTCGTCCTGGTCAACGACCATGACCCGCGCCCGCTCCACCTGCAAATCCAGGCGCTGTTCGGCGATGCGGTGAGCTGGACCTATTTGGAGCGCGGGCCGGAGCGCTGGCGGGTGCGCATCGGCCGGCCCGAGTCCGGCACCGCCCCGGCGACCTCCTTGCGGGTGCGCATCGGGCGCGGCGGGCAGGCCAGCGCGGTCGCCGCCGGGACGCCGCTCGGCGTGGCGGACGGCGGGCTGGTCTGCGAGATCACCGACTGCCCGCCGGGCACCAGCGCGGAGCAGGTGCTCGACCTGATGCAGGGAGTCATCCCGCCGGCCGGGCAGCTCCACCTGCCCTACGAGCGTCTGGTCGCCCGGCGCTCCGGCTCCTGCTGCGGCGGCATGTGCGGCTGA
- a CDS encoding c-type cytochrome, whose translation MKRMFALLAFALAASSPGLAAAQDAAAGEKVFNQCKACHTIEAGGPNRVGPNLHGVVGRKAGSVETFKYSDAMKSAGAWDEATLDAYLADPKGAVPGNKMAFAGVKNEQARKDLIAYLKKNS comes from the coding sequence ATGAAGCGCATGTTTGCCCTGCTCGCCTTCGCGCTGGCCGCGTCCTCCCCCGGCCTTGCCGCCGCTCAGGACGCCGCTGCCGGCGAGAAGGTGTTCAACCAGTGCAAGGCCTGCCACACCATCGAGGCCGGCGGCCCGAACCGCGTCGGACCCAATCTGCACGGCGTTGTCGGCCGCAAGGCCGGCTCCGTCGAAACCTTCAAATACTCCGACGCCATGAAGAGCGCCGGCGCCTGGGACGAGGCGACGCTCGACGCCTATCTTGCGGACCCGAAGGGCGCCGTCCCCGGCAACAAGATGGCCTTCGCCGGCGTGAAGAACGAGCAGGCCCGCAAGGACCTGATCGCCTATCTGAAAAAGAACAGCTGA
- the ubiU gene encoding ubiquinone anaerobic biosynthesis protein UbiU, producing MGSFELICPAGNPAALRAAVDAGADAVYLGFRDETNARNFPGLNFSRPELAEAIAYAHARSVQVFVAINTYPQAGNLAPWQRAVDDAARLKADAVILADLGLLDYAAKHHPDLRLHLSVQASAANAEAIRLYRDAFGVRRVVLPRVLTVPEIARLNAEVDVETEVFVFGGLCPMAEGRCSLSSYATGLSPNKQGVCSPASHVRYEPRGEALASRLGGFTINVFGAGEPAGYPTLCKGRFVPGGGTSSDPAYLFEEPTSLNALALLPELKAAKVCALKIEGRQRGKAYIAAVVGAYRRALDAFERGLPVPALDLEAMVEGGAQTTGAYTRAWR from the coding sequence ATGGGGTCCTTCGAACTGATCTGCCCGGCGGGCAACCCCGCCGCGCTGCGCGCCGCCGTGGACGCGGGCGCCGACGCCGTCTATCTGGGCTTCCGCGACGAGACCAACGCGCGCAACTTCCCCGGCCTGAACTTCTCGCGGCCGGAGCTGGCGGAGGCCATCGCCTACGCCCACGCGCGGTCCGTCCAGGTCTTCGTCGCCATCAACACCTACCCCCAGGCCGGCAACCTCGCCCCCTGGCAGCGCGCGGTGGACGACGCCGCGCGGCTGAAGGCGGACGCGGTCATCCTCGCCGACCTCGGCCTGCTCGACTACGCGGCGAAGCACCACCCCGACCTGCGGCTTCACCTGTCCGTCCAGGCCTCCGCCGCCAACGCCGAGGCGATCCGGCTCTACCGCGACGCCTTCGGCGTGCGGCGGGTCGTGCTGCCCCGCGTGCTGACGGTGCCGGAGATCGCCCGGCTGAACGCCGAGGTCGACGTGGAGACGGAGGTCTTCGTCTTCGGCGGCCTCTGCCCGATGGCGGAGGGGCGCTGCTCGCTGTCCTCCTACGCGACCGGGCTGTCGCCCAACAAGCAGGGCGTCTGCTCCCCGGCCAGCCATGTGCGTTACGAGCCGCGCGGCGAGGCGCTGGCGTCGCGCCTCGGCGGCTTCACCATCAACGTCTTCGGCGCCGGGGAGCCGGCGGGCTACCCGACGCTGTGCAAGGGCCGCTTCGTGCCCGGCGGCGGCACCTCCAGCGATCCGGCCTACCTGTTCGAGGAGCCGACCAGCCTCAACGCGCTGGCCCTGCTGCCGGAGCTGAAGGCCGCCAAGGTCTGCGCCCTGAAGATCGAAGGCCGCCAGCGCGGCAAGGCCTACATCGCCGCCGTGGTCGGCGCCTACCGCCGGGCGCTGGACGCCTTCGAACGCGGGCTGCCCGTGCCGGCGCTCGACCTGGAGGCCATGGTCGAGGGCGGGGCCCAGACCACCGGTGCCTACACCCGCGCGTGGCGCTGA
- a CDS encoding Crp/Fnr family transcriptional regulator, translating into MTPLSPDPAVLRGLRLFSGLDTAALAEIVRSAHTRRIGKGTTIFTQGDRATLCHALIDGRVKIVQTGADGQQLVVRYIGAGEMFGTAAVFSGGIYPADALAMVDCVGVHWTAATMGELMERYPRIALNALDIVGRRLQEVQTRLRELSTERVERRVAHALLRLVRQAGRRVGNGVEIDFPLSRQDIAEMTGTTLHTVSRILSGWEGQGIVEGGRQQVTIRQPHALVAIAEDLPRPERPEEK; encoded by the coding sequence ATGACGCCGCTTTCCCCCGATCCCGCCGTTCTGCGTGGCCTGCGGCTGTTCTCCGGTCTGGACACGGCGGCCTTGGCCGAGATCGTCCGGTCCGCCCACACCCGGCGGATCGGGAAGGGGACCACCATCTTCACCCAGGGGGATCGGGCCACCCTCTGCCACGCGCTGATCGACGGGCGGGTCAAGATCGTCCAGACCGGGGCCGACGGGCAGCAGCTGGTGGTCCGCTACATCGGCGCCGGGGAGATGTTCGGCACGGCGGCGGTCTTCTCGGGCGGCATCTACCCGGCCGACGCGCTCGCCATGGTCGATTGCGTCGGCGTCCACTGGACCGCCGCGACGATGGGCGAGTTGATGGAGCGCTACCCCCGCATCGCGCTGAACGCCCTGGACATCGTCGGCCGCCGCCTGCAGGAGGTGCAGACCCGTCTGCGCGAACTGTCCACCGAGCGGGTGGAGCGGCGGGTCGCCCACGCGCTTCTGCGTCTGGTGCGTCAGGCGGGCCGCCGGGTCGGGAACGGCGTCGAGATCGACTTTCCGCTGTCCCGCCAGGACATCGCGGAGATGACCGGCACCACGCTGCACACGGTGAGCCGCATCCTCAGCGGCTGGGAGGGGCAGGGGATCGTCGAGGGCGGGCGCCAGCAGGTGACGATCCGCCAGCCGCACGCCCTGGTCGCCATCGCCGAAGACCTGCCCAGGCCGGAGAGGCCGGAGGAGAAATAA
- the ubiV gene encoding ubiquinone anaerobic biosynthesis protein UbiV yields MKPTLTLGPVLFNWPAERWRDFYARIADEAPVDAVVVGEIVCSKRAPFLAPVMDEVIARLAAAGKEVWLASPILVGSDRERAAMRDLLACDVLPVEANDMGALALLEGRRHAVGPFINSYNEATLAWLAGRGAVAVSLPAELPAASVAVMAKTGAALGLSMEVQVFGRAPLAISARCYHARAHALHKDGCQFVCANDPDGMPVSTVDGQPFLSVNGTQTMSHGYLALAAEIDRLRAMGIRRFRLSPQDLDMVAVATAFRAVLDGERSGQDAMAELRGMTAVPLENGFFHNMAGAAYADAPAA; encoded by the coding sequence ATGAAACCCACCCTGACCCTTGGCCCCGTCCTGTTCAACTGGCCGGCGGAGCGCTGGCGCGATTTCTACGCCCGCATCGCCGACGAGGCGCCGGTCGACGCCGTCGTCGTCGGCGAGATCGTCTGCTCCAAGCGCGCCCCCTTCCTCGCCCCGGTCATGGACGAGGTGATCGCCCGGCTGGCCGCCGCCGGGAAGGAGGTCTGGCTTGCCAGCCCGATCCTGGTGGGCAGCGACCGCGAGCGCGCGGCGATGCGCGACCTGCTGGCCTGCGACGTCCTGCCGGTGGAGGCCAACGACATGGGCGCGCTGGCCCTGCTGGAGGGGCGCCGCCACGCCGTCGGCCCCTTCATCAACAGCTACAACGAGGCGACCCTGGCGTGGCTGGCCGGGCGCGGCGCCGTCGCCGTGTCGCTGCCGGCGGAGCTTCCCGCCGCCTCGGTCGCCGTGATGGCGAAGACGGGGGCGGCGCTCGGCTTGTCCATGGAGGTGCAGGTGTTCGGGCGCGCGCCGCTCGCCATCTCCGCCCGCTGCTACCACGCGCGGGCGCACGCGCTCCACAAGGACGGCTGCCAGTTCGTCTGCGCCAACGATCCGGACGGCATGCCGGTCAGCACCGTCGACGGCCAGCCCTTCCTGTCGGTCAACGGCACGCAGACGATGTCGCACGGCTATCTGGCGCTGGCGGCGGAAATCGACCGCCTGCGGGCGATGGGCATCCGGCGTTTCCGCCTGTCGCCGCAGGACCTCGACATGGTCGCCGTCGCCACGGCCTTCCGCGCCGTTCTGGACGGCGAGCGCAGCGGGCAGGACGCGATGGCGGAACTGCGCGGCATGACCGCCGTCCCGCTGGAGAACGGCTTCTTCCACAACATGGCGGGTGCGGCCTACGCCGACGCCCCGGCCGCCTGA
- a CDS encoding DUF1858 domain-containing protein, which produces MIAPPSHAATAAFPSSSDLVEDVLERWPPTIAVFLAHRMACPGCPMARFQTIAEVADDYGLDTDALLADFARAIAAER; this is translated from the coding sequence ATGATCGCCCCGCCATCACACGCCGCCACCGCGGCCTTTCCCTCGTCCTCCGACCTTGTCGAGGATGTGCTGGAGCGCTGGCCGCCGACCATCGCCGTGTTCCTCGCGCACCGGATGGCCTGTCCCGGCTGCCCGATGGCGCGATTCCAGACCATCGCCGAGGTGGCGGACGACTATGGCCTGGACACGGACGCCCTGCTCGCCGACTTCGCCCGGGCCATCGCCGCTGAAAGATAA